In one window of Lynx canadensis isolate LIC74 chromosome A3, mLynCan4.pri.v2, whole genome shotgun sequence DNA:
- the AP5S1 gene encoding AP-5 complex subunit sigma-1 produces the protein MVHAFLIHNLRAPQAQDTGLCRVLYSCVFGAENSPDDPRPHGAERDRLLRKEQILAVARQVESMCQLQQQASGRTSVDLQLQSSDEPVPLHEAPHGAFRLAAGDPFQEPRTVVWLGVLSLGFALVLDAHENLLLAESTLRLLARLLLDHLRLLTPSTNLLLRADRIEGILARFLPHGQLLFLNDQFVQGLEKELSASWPR, from the exons ATGGTCCACGCCTTCCTCATCCACAACTTGCGGGCTCCGCAGGCCCAGGACACGGGCCTTTGCCGAGTGCTCTACTCCTGCGTCTTTGGTGCCGAGAATTCACCTGATGACCCACGGCCGCATGGTGCTGAGAGGGACAGGCTCCTTCGAAAGGAGCAGATTTTGGCTGTGGCCAG GCAGGTGGAATCCATGTGCCAGCTTCAGCAGCAGGCATCTGGCCGGACCTCCGTGGACCTGCAGCTTCAGTCCTCAGATGAGCCAGTGCCCCTGCATgaggccccacatggggccttCCGCCTGGCAGCAGGGGACCCTTTCCAGGAGCCTCGGACAGTGGTGTGGCTGGGTGTGCTCTCATTAGGCTTCGCCCTGGTGCTGGATGCCCATGAGAACCTGCTGCTGGCTGAGAGCACACTCCGGCTGCTGGCACGCCTCCTTCTGGATCACCTCCGGCTGCTTACCCCCAGCACCAACCTCTTGCTTAGGGCTGATCGCATCGAGGGCATCCTTGCCCGCTTCCTGCCCCATGGTCAACTGCTCTTCCTCAATGACCAGTTTGTCCAGGGTCTGGAGAAGGAACTCAGTGCTTCCTGGCCCCGCTGA